From the Lathyrus oleraceus cultivar Zhongwan6 chromosome 4, CAAS_Psat_ZW6_1.0, whole genome shotgun sequence genome, one window contains:
- the LOC127136290 gene encoding uncharacterized protein LOC127136290 yields MTQKAIKGSVLSNYLAHQHVEGYQPIKFDFPDEDIMFIRDCNIPGPDEGPEPGVRWALVFDGVSNAKGHGIGAVITSLTSFQISSTTRLCFDCTNNMTKYEACIYGIEPITNLRVNILEVFGYSTLVVSQVRGDRETRDKKLISEENRLAYALATISSMFKVNWKNEAPVIRIDHLDEPTHCIAMEAESDDKPWFYDIKRHLERHEYPEKASIPDNKALRRFSSKFFLNVDVFRQEEL; encoded by the exons ATGACTCAAAAAGCTATCAAGGGGAGTGTCTTGTCTAACTACCTTGCCCATCAACATGTAGAGGGTTACCAACCGATCAAGTTTGACTTTCCCGACGAGGACATCATGTTCATCAGAGACTGCAATATTCCAGGCCCGGACGAAGGACCCGAACCAGGAGTGCGATGGGCGCTCGTGTTCGACGGTGTCTCTAATGCAAAAGGCCATGGAATAGGAGCAGTTATTACATCTCTGACTAGTTTTCAGATTTCATCCACCACCAGATTATGTTTTGACTGCACAAACAACATGACAAAATATGAAGCATGCATATACGGTATTGAACCAATCACCAATTTAAGAGTCAATATTCTTGAAGTGTTTGGATACTCTACCTTAGTAGTCAGTCAAGTACGAGGAGATCGGGAAACTCGGGATAAGAAGTTGATTTC GGAAGAGAATCGGTTAGCTTATGCTCTAGCTACTATTTCATCCATGTTTAAAGTCAATTGGAAGAACGAAGCACCTGTCATCCGCATTGACCACTTGGATGAACCAACACATTGTATAGCAATGGAGGCCGAATCTGACGATaagccttggttctatgacattAAGAGACATCTGGAAAGACATGAATATCCCGAGAAAGCATCCATCCCAGATAATAAGGCTTTGAGAAGATTTTCTTCTAAGTTCTTTTTGAATGTGGATGTTTTTAGACAAGAGGAATTATGA